The Pseudomonas fluorescens genome includes a window with the following:
- the tsf gene encoding translation elongation factor Ts — MAEITAALVKELRERTGEGMMDCKKALTKAGGDIEKAIDDMRASGAIKAAKKAGNVAAEGAIAIKDDGKAAVLLEVNSQTDFLALQDDFKAFVAASVEKAFADKLTDAAPLIEAQEEARLVLVGKTGENVNIRRLVRVEGDVVGTYLHGNKIGVAVVLKGGDTELAKDIAMHVAATNPEFLLPSDVSAEAIEREKGVFLQLNEEKLKGKPAEIAEKMVSGRISKFLAEASLVEQAFVKNPEVKVGDLAKKAGAEIVSFTYFKVGEGIEKPVDNFAEEVAAQVAAASKQ, encoded by the coding sequence ATGGCAGAGATTACTGCAGCGTTGGTCAAAGAACTGCGCGAGCGTACCGGCGAAGGCATGATGGACTGCAAGAAAGCCTTGACCAAGGCTGGCGGCGACATCGAAAAAGCCATTGATGACATGCGTGCTTCGGGCGCCATCAAGGCTGCCAAGAAAGCGGGCAACGTTGCCGCTGAAGGCGCCATCGCCATCAAGGACGACGGCAAGGCTGCCGTTCTGCTGGAAGTTAACTCCCAGACCGACTTCCTGGCCCTGCAGGATGACTTCAAGGCATTCGTCGCTGCCAGCGTCGAAAAAGCCTTCGCTGACAAACTGACCGACGCAGCTCCGCTGATCGAAGCTCAGGAAGAAGCGCGCCTGGTCCTGGTTGGCAAGACCGGCGAAAACGTCAACATCCGCCGTCTGGTTCGTGTTGAAGGTGACGTGGTCGGTACCTACCTGCACGGCAACAAGATCGGTGTTGCGGTTGTCCTGAAGGGCGGCGATACCGAGCTGGCGAAAGACATCGCCATGCACGTTGCTGCAACCAACCCTGAGTTCCTGCTGCCTTCGGACGTTTCGGCTGAAGCGATCGAGCGCGAGAAGGGCGTTTTCCTGCAGCTGAACGAAGAAAAGCTGAAAGGCAAGCCTGCTGAAATCGCAGAAAAAATGGTCAGCGGCCGTATCTCCAAGTTCCTGGCCGAAGCTAGCCTGGTTGAGCAGGCTTTCGTCAAGAACCCGGAAGTCAAGGTCGGCGACCTGGCGAAGAAAGCCGGTGCTGAAATCGTTTCGTTCACCTACTTCAAAGTAGGCGAAGGCATCGAGAAGCCGGTCGACAACTTCGCTGAAGAAGTTGCTGCCCAGGTAGCTGCTGCCAGCAAGCAATAA
- the rpsB gene encoding 30S ribosomal protein S2: MSQVNMRDMLKAGVHFGHQTRYWNPKMGKYIFGARNKIHIINLEKTLPMFNEALTFVERLAQGKNKILFVGTKRSAGKIVAEEAARCGSPYVDHRWLGGMLTNFKTIRASIKRLRDLEVQSEDGTFAKLTKKEALMRTRDLEKLDRSLGGIKDMGGLPDALFVIDVDHERIAITEANKLGIPVIGVVDTNSSPEGVDYIIPGNDDAIRAIQLYMGSMADAVIRGRNNVNGGTEVFAEEAPAAAAE, from the coding sequence ATGTCCCAAGTCAACATGCGCGATATGCTGAAGGCCGGTGTGCACTTCGGTCACCAGACCCGTTACTGGAACCCGAAAATGGGCAAGTACATTTTCGGCGCGCGTAACAAGATCCACATCATCAACCTTGAAAAAACCCTGCCGATGTTCAACGAAGCACTGACCTTCGTAGAGCGCCTGGCCCAGGGCAAAAACAAGATTCTGTTCGTCGGCACCAAGCGTTCCGCTGGCAAGATCGTTGCTGAAGAAGCAGCACGTTGCGGTTCGCCGTACGTCGATCACCGCTGGTTGGGCGGCATGCTGACCAACTTCAAGACCATTCGCGCTTCCATCAAGCGTCTGCGTGACCTTGAAGTCCAGTCCGAAGACGGTACTTTCGCCAAGCTGACCAAGAAAGAAGCGCTGATGCGCACCCGCGATCTTGAGAAGCTGGACCGCTCCCTGGGCGGTATCAAGGACATGGGCGGTCTGCCTGACGCGCTGTTCGTGATCGACGTTGACCACGAGCGCATCGCGATCACCGAAGCCAACAAGCTGGGTATCCCGGTCATCGGCGTTGTCGATACCAACAGCAGCCCGGAAGGCGTTGACTACATCATCCCAGGCAACGATGACGCCATCCGCGCCATCCAACTGTACATGGGTTCGATGGCTGACGCTGTTATCCGTGGTCGCAACAACGTGAATGGCGGCACCGAAGTCTTCGCTGAAGAAGCTCCGGCAGCAGCCGCTGAGTAA
- the map gene encoding type I methionyl aminopeptidase: MTVTLKTPEDIAKMRVAGKLAADVLEMIADYVKPGVTTEELDRICHDYIVNEQKAIPAPLNYKGFPKSICTSINHVVCHGIPNEKPLKDGDTLNIDVTVIKDGFHGDTSRMFHVGNVPEWAERLSKVTQECMYMAIELVKPGCRLGDIGEVIQKHAQKNGFSVVREFCGHGIGKVFHEEPQILHYGRAGTGMELQAGMTFTIEPMINQGRADTKVLGDGWTAITKDRKLSAQWEHTLLVTETGYEIFTLRSDDTIPRVSA, translated from the coding sequence ATGACCGTTACCCTCAAGACTCCCGAGGACATCGCCAAAATGCGTGTCGCCGGCAAACTCGCCGCCGATGTGCTGGAGATGATCGCCGACTACGTCAAGCCTGGCGTGACCACCGAAGAGCTGGACCGCATCTGCCATGACTACATCGTCAACGAGCAGAAAGCCATCCCGGCCCCGCTCAACTACAAAGGCTTCCCGAAGTCGATCTGCACCTCGATCAACCACGTGGTCTGCCACGGCATCCCCAACGAAAAACCGTTGAAGGATGGCGACACCCTGAACATCGACGTCACCGTCATCAAGGACGGCTTTCACGGCGACACCAGCCGCATGTTCCACGTCGGCAACGTGCCGGAGTGGGCCGAGCGCCTGTCCAAGGTCACCCAGGAATGCATGTACATGGCCATCGAACTGGTGAAGCCGGGCTGCCGCCTGGGGGACATCGGCGAAGTGATCCAGAAACACGCACAGAAGAACGGCTTTTCCGTGGTGCGTGAGTTCTGCGGCCATGGCATCGGCAAGGTGTTCCACGAAGAACCGCAGATCCTGCACTACGGCCGTGCCGGCACGGGCATGGAACTGCAGGCGGGCATGACCTTCACCATCGAGCCGATGATCAACCAGGGACGCGCCGATACCAAGGTGCTGGGCGACGGCTGGACTGCCATCACCAAGGATCGCAAGCTGTCGGCCCAGTGGGAACACACCTTGCTGGTCACCGAGACCGGATACGAGATCTTTACCCTGCGCAGCGATGACACCATCCCTCGCGTTTCCGCCTGA